A window of the Bdellovibrionales bacterium genome harbors these coding sequences:
- a CDS encoding ribonucleotide-diphosphate reductase subunit beta produces the protein MLLDPGFNLTLRPMKYPTFYEMYKNGIKNTWTVDEVDFSTDLVDLHAKMTPAEKHLISRLVAFFATGDSIVGNNLVLNLYKHVNSPEGRMYLSRQLYEEALHVQFYLTLLDTYIPNPDERAEAFAAIENIPSIKKKADFCFKWIDSVQDFETLQTKEDRRKFLMNMICFATCVEGLFFYAAFAYVYFLRSKGLLAGLATGTNWVFRDESMHMAFALEVIKTARKEEPDLFNEQMEDMVVQMLEDAIDCEMEFAQDVLQMGVAGMSAKDMRQYLEFVADQRLESLNIAPRYNVKNPFAFMELQDMQELANFFERRVSAYQMGVSGSVSFDETF, from the coding sequence ATGTTGCTCGACCCAGGATTTAATCTCACATTGCGCCCGATGAAATACCCTACCTTCTACGAAATGTATAAGAACGGGATTAAAAACACATGGACTGTAGACGAAGTTGATTTCTCTACGGACCTTGTCGACCTTCACGCCAAAATGACTCCGGCCGAGAAGCACTTGATCTCTCGTCTTGTGGCTTTCTTCGCAACGGGTGATTCTATTGTTGGAAACAACCTTGTTTTGAACCTGTACAAACACGTGAACTCGCCAGAAGGCCGCATGTACTTGTCTCGTCAGCTTTATGAAGAGGCTTTGCACGTTCAGTTCTACCTCACTCTTTTGGACACTTACATTCCTAATCCAGATGAGCGCGCGGAAGCTTTTGCGGCGATTGAAAACATCCCGTCCATTAAGAAAAAAGCTGATTTCTGCTTTAAATGGATCGATTCCGTTCAAGACTTTGAAACTCTTCAAACAAAAGAAGATCGCCGTAAGTTCTTGATGAATATGATCTGCTTCGCAACGTGCGTAGAAGGCTTGTTCTTCTATGCAGCGTTTGCTTACGTATACTTCTTGCGTTCAAAAGGTCTCTTGGCAGGTCTTGCGACGGGCACAAATTGGGTTTTCCGTGACGAATCTATGCACATGGCCTTCGCGTTGGAAGTCATCAAGACAGCTCGCAAAGAAGAGCCGGATTTGTTCAATGAACAAATGGAAGACATGGTTGTTCAAATGCTTGAAGACGCGATCGACTGTGAGATGGAATTTGCTCAAGACGTATTGCAAATGGGCGTTGCCGGCATGTCTGCAAAAGATATGAGACAGTACTTGGAGTTCGTAGCAGACCAACGTTTGGAAAGCTTAAACATTGCTCCTCGCTACAATGTGAAGAACCCGTTTGCGTTCATGGAACTTCAAGATATGCAGGAATTAGCAAACTTCTTCGAAAGAAGAGTTTCTGCATACCAAATGGGAGTTTCCGGAAGCGTGTCTTTCGATGAAACGTTCTAG
- a CDS encoding HTTM domain-containing protein — protein MLNKALKAWDQFWFSPRKLINLGFMRLLLVGTMLHLYFMRSWNIAYFTDKSFMPRALALESMDDFIRPTFAWFFWPDSMAGTVHGIYVLLLLLLFLGIGGRGVAIAAWVLHMGFLDRNYAAIFGADVICGVFLFYLAFTDSCARLSILNLFNRKKPIRMESDFVTSAMMRMMQFQLCIIYAYTGFEKLKGASWWDGTALWSVLANPQMVDHDWTFLRHIPLVIAIGSFTSVIFEIYFPAAMLQPKFRKIWLIVGIFFHLTIGILMGLLHFSFVMISVYFLFMQPEFLESILTNIKQRLKPILNPLQDLKPSQTENF, from the coding sequence ATGTTGAATAAAGCTCTGAAGGCCTGGGATCAGTTCTGGTTTAGCCCACGAAAGTTAATCAATCTTGGTTTTATGCGCTTATTGCTCGTCGGAACGATGTTGCATCTTTATTTCATGCGCTCATGGAATATTGCTTATTTCACTGATAAGTCTTTTATGCCGCGAGCCCTTGCGCTTGAAAGTATGGACGACTTTATTCGCCCGACCTTTGCTTGGTTTTTCTGGCCGGATTCCATGGCGGGCACAGTGCATGGGATTTACGTTTTGTTGCTGCTATTGCTATTTTTAGGCATTGGTGGCCGGGGAGTCGCTATTGCTGCTTGGGTTCTGCATATGGGCTTCCTGGACCGGAATTACGCAGCGATCTTCGGCGCGGACGTAATTTGCGGTGTGTTTTTATTTTATCTCGCCTTCACGGATAGTTGCGCACGTCTCAGTATTTTGAATCTTTTCAACCGTAAAAAGCCAATAAGAATGGAGTCTGATTTTGTGACATCAGCAATGATGCGCATGATGCAGTTCCAGCTTTGTATCATTTACGCCTATACGGGATTTGAAAAACTGAAAGGTGCAAGCTGGTGGGATGGAACGGCTTTGTGGAGTGTTCTTGCAAATCCACAGATGGTTGATCATGACTGGACATTCTTAAGGCATATTCCACTGGTGATTGCCATCGGCAGTTTTACGAGCGTAATTTTTGAGATCTATTTCCCGGCAGCCATGCTGCAACCCAAGTTTAGAAAAATTTGGTTGATAGTAGGGATCTTCTTCCATTTGACGATCGGAATCTTGATGGGACTTTTGCATTTCTCATTTGTGATGATTTCTGTGTACTTCCTCTTTATGCAACCTGAGTTTCTGGAAAGCATTCTTACGAATATAAAACAGCGTTTAAAGCCCATACTGAATCCTCTTCAGGACTTAAAACCGTCTCAGACTGAGAATTTCTAA
- a CDS encoding ribonucleoside-diphosphate reductase subunit alpha — protein sequence MLNQESNGQGYQSDTTPHMMRVKKRDGTLEPVDVTKIVERVTRCCQGLAQVDPLRVATKAISGLYDGASTKELDNLCIQTASLLIGEEPEYSRLAARLLSTYIDEEVRSQKIGSFADAVNQGFDKGLMSESLHKFVEANKAALCAAIEPYRTDRFEYFGLRTVYDRYLLKNPTTRQVIETPQYFFMRVACGLAQNVDEAIEFYRLISSHDYMASTPTLFNSGTLRPQMSSCYLLDSPDDDLRAIYDKYTDIALLSKFAGGIGVAFHRIRSRGSLIKGTNGHSNGIIPWLKTMDSSVAAVNQGGKRKGAACVYLETWHADIEEFLEMRDNTGDEAKRTHNLNLANWVPDLFMKRVETDGMWSLFDPRVVPHFTDIYGDAFEKEYIAAEEKKMYVKQIKARDLYSRMMKTLAQTGNGWMTWKDASNLKANQVGQPQNVIHLSNLCTEILEVTSNKETAVCNLGSVNLGRHIINGEFDFEKLAKTVRTAVKYLDRVVDINFYPIETAKNSNHKWRPVGLGIMGLQDAFFQLKLPFDSDKARELSARIQEEIYYNAMVASCELAEKHGPHGAYEETRAAQGFLQYDLWGVTPSQPERFVKLKERIKKFGLRNSLVIAIAPTATIASIVGCYEATEPQVSNLFKRETLSGEFMQINRYLVSDLKAMNLWNEDIRNEIKMMDGSIQDVAAIPPQLKEIYRTVWEIPMKALIDMGADRGAYIDQSQSLNLFMESPTIGKLSSMYMYAWKKGLKTTYYLRSRPATSIAKTTVKKTTASGSTITETTIVEAAPKKEYSDAEVIACSLENPEACEACQ from the coding sequence TAACCTTTGCATTCAAACAGCAAGTCTTTTGATCGGTGAAGAGCCAGAATATTCTCGTTTGGCGGCCCGTCTTCTTTCTACATATATTGATGAAGAAGTTCGTTCACAAAAAATCGGTTCTTTTGCCGATGCTGTGAACCAAGGCTTTGATAAAGGTCTGATGTCTGAATCTTTGCACAAGTTCGTTGAGGCGAATAAAGCGGCTTTGTGCGCGGCGATTGAGCCTTACCGCACAGACCGTTTCGAATACTTCGGTCTTCGCACGGTTTATGACCGTTATCTTTTGAAAAACCCGACAACTCGCCAAGTGATTGAGACTCCTCAGTACTTCTTTATGCGCGTGGCTTGTGGTCTTGCGCAAAACGTCGACGAAGCGATCGAATTCTATCGCTTGATCTCTTCTCACGATTACATGGCGTCAACTCCGACATTATTCAACTCTGGAACTCTTCGTCCGCAGATGTCTTCTTGCTATTTGCTCGACTCTCCAGACGATGACTTGCGCGCAATCTATGACAAATACACAGATATCGCTCTTCTTTCTAAATTTGCCGGCGGTATCGGCGTGGCTTTCCACCGCATTCGTTCCCGCGGTTCCCTTATTAAGGGCACAAACGGTCACTCTAACGGGATCATTCCTTGGTTGAAAACTATGGATTCTTCCGTTGCAGCTGTGAACCAAGGCGGCAAACGTAAAGGGGCGGCCTGCGTGTACTTGGAAACTTGGCATGCGGACATCGAGGAGTTCCTCGAAATGCGTGACAACACCGGTGATGAAGCAAAACGCACTCATAACTTGAACTTGGCAAACTGGGTTCCAGATTTGTTCATGAAGCGTGTTGAAACAGACGGCATGTGGTCTTTGTTTGACCCACGTGTAGTTCCTCACTTCACAGATATCTACGGTGATGCTTTCGAAAAAGAATACATCGCAGCCGAAGAAAAGAAAATGTACGTAAAACAAATCAAAGCTCGTGATTTGTACTCTCGTATGATGAAGACCTTGGCGCAAACTGGCAATGGCTGGATGACTTGGAAGGATGCTTCTAATCTGAAAGCCAACCAAGTGGGCCAACCTCAGAACGTGATCCATCTTTCAAATCTCTGCACAGAGATCTTGGAAGTGACTTCTAATAAAGAAACAGCGGTGTGTAACTTGGGTTCTGTGAACTTGGGCCGCCACATCATCAACGGCGAGTTCGATTTCGAAAAATTGGCTAAAACTGTTCGCACAGCTGTGAAGTACTTGGATCGCGTTGTTGATATCAACTTCTACCCTATTGAGACTGCTAAAAACAGCAATCACAAATGGCGTCCAGTGGGTTTGGGCATCATGGGCCTTCAGGATGCATTCTTCCAATTGAAGCTGCCTTTTGATTCTGACAAAGCTCGCGAATTGTCTGCGCGCATTCAAGAAGAGATCTACTACAATGCGATGGTAGCTTCTTGCGAACTCGCTGAAAAGCATGGTCCTCACGGCGCTTACGAGGAAACTCGTGCGGCTCAAGGATTCTTGCAATACGACCTTTGGGGTGTGACTCCAAGTCAGCCTGAGCGTTTTGTGAAATTGAAAGAACGTATCAAAAAGTTTGGCTTGAGAAATTCTCTTGTTATTGCGATTGCTCCAACAGCAACGATTGCTTCTATCGTTGGTTGCTACGAAGCCACTGAGCCGCAAGTAAGTAATCTCTTTAAACGTGAAACTTTGTCTGGCGAGTTCATGCAAATTAATCGCTACTTGGTTTCTGATTTGAAAGCGATGAACCTTTGGAACGAAGACATCCGTAACGAAATCAAAATGATGGATGGTTCGATCCAGGACGTGGCCGCAATTCCGCCGCAATTGAAAGAGATCTACAGAACTGTTTGGGAAATCCCAATGAAAGCGTTGATCGACATGGGTGCGGATCGGGGTGCTTACATCGACCAATCTCAGTCTTTGAACCTCTTCATGGAAAGCCCAACCATCGGCAAGCTTTCTAGCATGTACATGTACGCATGGAAAAAAGGTCTGAAAACGACTTACTACCTCCGTTCACGTCCAGCAACAAGCATTGCTAAGACGACTGTGAAGAAAACAACTGCGAGTGGCTCAACGATCACGGAAACTACGATCGTCGAAGCAGCTCCAAAGAAAGAATACTCTGACGCTGAAGTGATCGCATGTTCTCTGGAAAACCCAGAAGCCTGCGAAGCTTGCCAGTAA